TCGGGCGTTGCTGGAAGACAACCCGTTGGCCAACGCTGTGCAGGCCGACCTTCGCGACACGGCAACGGTGCTCGCGGCCGCGACCCTGGAGGGCGGTCTCGATCTGACCCAACCGGTCGGGTTGCTGCTGGTGGCAGTGCTGCATTTCGTGCCGGACACCGACGATCCGGCGGGCATCGTGGCGGCCTACCGCGACGCGATCGCGCCCGGAAGCCTGTTGGCGGTCAACCACGCGACGGCCGACGCGCAGCCGCGCAAGGCGGCGACGCACCGGCAGCTCTACCAGCGGACGGCGACGCCGATGACGATGCGTACCCGTGCTCAGGTCACCGCTTTGTTCGCCGGGTTTGAGCTGTTGCCGCCGGGCGTGGTCGACATGACCCACTGGCAGGCGGACCCCGACACCGACCAGTCGATCAGCCTGGCCGGTTACGCCGCGGTCGGGCTCAAGCCCTGAGCTTTCGCCTCAGTTCTGTCTTGTCGAGATCGGTGAGGTAGACCGGGGTGCCGGGTTGCTGGCGCCAGCTTCCGTCGAGGCTGCCCGCGTCGACCGGGTCGAAGCCGAGCTCGTCGACCAGCTCGTCGACCACTTCCTTGGCCTCGATGTCGTCGCCGGCGACCGGCAGCGCGATCCGGCCCTGCTCTCCCTCCGGTTTCCCGTAGCGGTCGAGGTGCCCGGCCATGATGTTGTTGAACGCCTTGACCACGCGGGCACCCGGGAAATGGTCGGCGACCCAGCGGCTCGACGAGACCGCACGGTCGACGATCGGCTCGATCTCGCCGTCGCGGTCCGGGAAGTAGTTGTTGGCGTCGACCACGATCTTCCCGTCGAACGCCAGCCCGGGTAGTTGCGGCACCGCGTGCGTCGGGATGGCGAGCACGATCACGTCGGATTTCTCGGCCACCTGGGTGACGGTCCCGGCGGTCGCGCCGGTCTGGTCGGCGAGCGGTCGCAGCGAGTCGGGGCCGCGGCGGTTGGCGACCGCCACCTCGTGCCCGATCTCCCGGAACCGCCTCGTGAGCGTGCCGCCGACCTTGCCTGAACCAACGATGCCAATCCTCATGTCGCGCCTCTTTCCCTTCTTCGGGCTTTCTCCACCGCCGCGCTTGCGGTTTCTGTCGGATTTCGGCGTTTTCACTCTGGGTGGTTAAGCCGGTCCGCCCCGCTTGCGCGGACGTGTTCCCGATGGGGCTTTCCGCCCAGCTCTGGCACGGTTGTAGCTGTCTTCGAAGTGGTGTTCGTTTCGCTGGGGGTAGGTGGCCGGCCCCCGCAGCTCGTCCCGGAGCTGCGGGGGCCGGTCGTGGCAGGCTCTTCTGATGGACGCGATCGGCATCGGGTACGAGGGCCTGACCCTCGCTGAGTTCCTCGACCGCCTGGCGTCGCTGCATGTTTCCCGCGTGGTCGACGTGCGATTCGCCGCGCGATCCCGCAAGCGCGACTTCAACAAGAAGGCGCTGGCCGCCGCTCTGGCCTCGGCCGGTCTTGGCTACACGCACCTGCCGGCGCTGGGTAATCCACCGTCGAACCGGCCTGGGTTCCATGGTTCGCCCGCTGACGTCGCTGCGGCCCGGGCGGTTTATGCGTCTCTGATGCCGCCGGACGCGCTGTCGGCGTTGGCTTCGCTGGCGCGGCAGAAGCGGGTGGCCCTGCTCTGTTTCGAGGCCGACCAGGCTCACTGCCATCGCGACGTGATCCTGTCGGCGCTGTCGTGATCACGGTCGGGGTGGACCTGGCCGCCGCTGACGAGCGGTCCGGGCTGGCGGTCGTGCGCTGGTCGCCGGCCGGCGCGGTCGTGGAGTCGGTCCAGGCGGGCGCGACCGACGCGGAGATCGTCTCGGCCGTTCGCTTGTCCGACAAGGCCGGGATCGACAGCCCGCTGGGCTGGCCGGATGCGTTCGTGTCGTTCGTGGCCACCCATCGGTCCGGACTTGTGACGCCGCCACCTGCCGGCGAGGGTGCGTTGTGGCGGCGGCGGCTGGCTTACCGGATGACCGACGAGGTGGTGCGGTCCTCGACCGGGCTGATCCCGATGAGCGTGTCCGCGGACCGGATCGGCCACGCGGCCTTCCGGGCGGCGGGGTTGCTGTCGATGCTCTCCGATGACGGTCTTCCGATCTCCCGCGCCGGCGACGGCCTGGTCGTGGAGGTCTATCCGGCGGCGTCGCTGTTCGTTTGGGGACTGACCCATCGCGGCTACAAGCGGGCCGGGCTGGCCTCGGACCTGGTGTCGGCGCTGCTGTCCGCGGCGCCGTGGCTGTCGCTCGGCGCGTTCGAGCCGCTGTGCCGGCGCAGCCACGACGCGCTCGACGCGGTGGTGGCGGCGCTGGCCGCCCGGGCGGCGGCAACCGGCCGGGCCACCCGCCCGTCACCGGCTCAGGCGGCGGCTGCCGCGACCGAGGGCTGGATCGCCCTGCCGACCTGTCCGCTCGCGGACCTCCACTGCAGCGAGTAACCCAGAGTGACGAGATTCCCCGCCGCCGCGGATCGAGGACGGCGCGGTCACCATCTCACCCAACGACCTGCGTCCGCTGCTCGAATGTTTCAGCATCTCGACTGAACGAAGACCCGCTGACCTGGGCTTTCTTGGGTGATCAACGGCGCCGGCGCACGCGTGTTGGGAACTTCCGGTCCTATGTGGTTACATCTGCGGCGCCATGTCGTTAGCCGTACGCGTGGTAACCGACAGTTAAGATCAGGAGGGCACGTGACAGCCGCCGCATGGGTCGGTCTCGGGTCCGCTGTCATCTCCGCGTTGGCCCTGATCTTCGGGCGCTATGACAGCCGTCGCACGGCTTCCAAGAAGATCGTCTGGCAGCTGCTGCCCTCAGCGACCAGCGACGCGGTGATGCGCCGTTGGCGGTCGGTCAGATACACCGTGGTCACCGGCGCCGATGAGGTCGTGCTGCTGGAGCCCCGCGTCCTGGACATTCTGATCGAGAACGTCGGCAGGAACGCGGTGACCGCCGCGAGCATGTCGATCCCGCCCCGGGTTGCGATCGCCGACGGTCGGTTGGTCGACGTGGAGGTCTCGCTGCTCACCCGGGGCGGAATCGACGGCACGCTGATCGACGACTTCGTGGTCGAGGGAAACGGCGTCCGGCTCGCGGCGCTGACGCTCAATCCGCGGGACGCGGTCAGGATCTCCCTGCTGGTCGACGGCGGTGTGGCGACGCCGACGGTGACGATGCAGGCGGTCGACTTCGAGTTCGCCCGCAAGCGTTCGCGCTGGACCCGCCGCACGACGTACCCGACCGGGATCGCGGTGTTCTTCGCCCTCGTCGCCATCGCCGCGTTTGTCATCTTCTGAGGCGCCGCTCAGGCGCGCTGCTCCTGGCCCGGCACGAAGAGGATCTTGCCGGTGCGCTGCTGCTGGCCGGCGTGGGCGAGCGCCTCGCGGTATTGGGTGAGCGGGTAGGTGGCCTCCACCTCCGTGCCGAGCACGCCCTGGGCGACCAGGTCGGCGAGCTCGCCGTACACCCGCTCGAGCTTTTCCCGCGGGGTCGTCTGCACCCAGTTGAGGATGTAGAACGCCCGCAGTGAGATCCCGCGATAGATCAGATCGGCCAGGGGTACGGTCGGCGGCGCACCGGTGACGGAGGAGAAGGTGACGACCGTGCCGCCGCTGGCGATGTGCGGGGCCAACGCGTCGAGGCCCGGTGCGCCGCCGTCGAACAGGACCCGCAGCTTCGCCCCGTCGAGGGCGTCGGCGATCCGGGCACCGAGGTGCTCGCCGTCGATCACCACGCGGTCGGCGCCGAGCGCGGTCGCCTGCTTGGCGGCGTCGTCGCGGCGCACGATGGCCAGGACCTTGATGCCGGCCCGCTTGGCCAGCGCGATCACGTTCTGCCCGACGCCGGAGTTGGCCAGCCCGAGCCCGATCCAATCGCCCGGCTGGATCGTGACGTAGTCGTTGAGCAGGGCGTATGCGGTTGCCGGGTTGACCGGAAGCATCGCGAGTTGCTTCGGGTCGGCCTGGTCGGTCACCGGCACGACGTTGCGGGCCGGCACGACGACCTGGTCGGCCCAGGTGCCCTGCACGAAGGTCGGCAGGATGATCACCCGCCGCCCGACCAGTGCCTGGTCGACGGCGGGCCCGGCCGCTGTGACGCGTCCGACGCCCTCGGCGCCGACCGGGTTGGGGACCTGCGGGTAGACGCCGAACCAGCCGAGCATGAAGAGCTGGTCGGCCGGGTTGATCGGTGCCGCCTCGATCGTGACCAGGACATCGTCGGGGCCGACGGTCAGGTCATGGTCGTCGTCGAGCTCGACGGTCTGGTCGGGGTCGCCGCCGACGGCGGTGAGGATGAGCCGACTCATGAGGTGCTCCCTGTGGTGCGTAATGGGCTACTGCCATATGACCATTACGTTCTAGCACCGCGACGGCCAGCCCGTAAAGGTCTTTGTTATTTAGCCCATGTCGACGTAGCGTCTAGCCATGCCCAGCCGAGACGAGGTCGTCGACCTGCTCAACTCCCGGCCGCACGCCATCCCGGCGCTGCCGGACACCCTCGACGACCCGGAGATCGCGGCCGAGATCCTGGGCCGGTTCGGCGAGCCGGCCGGCGGGGCGGGCCGCGAGCAGCAACTCGACCGGGTCCGGGTGCTGCGTGCCGACCTCTCGGGTGTGCTCGAGGCCCGTGGGCCCGACGACGCCGAGCGGGCCTGGGCCAGCTTCACCGCGCACACCGCCGACGCCCTGTTCCGGCAGACCTTCCCCGATGCGGGGCTCCAGCAGGTGGCCGGTGATCCGGTCGTCGGCGGGATCGCCCGCGCCGTGGCCGACCTGGTCCAGACCAACACCTGGTCGCGGCTGCGCGTCTGCGACAACGGGCACTGCTCCCGGGTGTTCTACGACGCGACCCGCAGCCGCACCCAGCGCTGGCACTCCTACGAGATGTGCGGCAACCGCGCGAATGTCGCCGCCTACCGCGCCCGCTCCAAAAGCTGAGGACTGATCGCTACGATGCGGCCGTGTCGCTGCCGCTGCTCGCCGTCGCCGCCGGGATAGCCGGTGCGTGCTGGGGTGCGGTGTTGCCCGGCCTGGTCAGTCGCTTCGCGGTGGAATGGCCGGAAGACCAGCCGCACCCGCCGCCGTGGCGGCACGGCTGCCCGCACTGTGGCGCCGACCGACTCCAGTGGTGGCGGGCCTCGGGCCGGTGCCCGAACTGCGGCCGGGCACCCACACCCGGCCGGTGGGTGCTGGTGCCGATCACGGCCGCGGTCTGTGCGGCGACGGCCGCCGCGACCGGGCCGACCGCCGCGCTTCCGGCATTTCTGCTGCTCGCCGCCCTCGCCGTCCCGCTGGCCGCCATCGACCTCGCCGTGTTGCGGCTGCCCGACCCGCTCGTCGGCACCCTCTTCGGCGGTGGAGCGGCCCTGCTCGCCCTCGCCGCGGTCATCGAGGGCGACGGCCCGGCGCTGCTGCGCGCCGGCCTCGCCGCCGCGGCCTGCGGGGCCGGCTATCTGCTGATCGCGCTGATCCTGCGGTCCCAACTCGGGTTCGGCGACGTCAAGCTCGGTGCCGCACTCGGCCTGTTCCTTGGCTGGCTCGGCTGGCCGGCCGTGGTCGCCGGCGTCGTGCTCGCCCCCGTGGTCAACCTGCCTCTGGTGCTCGGCCTGCTGGTCAGCGGCCGGACGGACCGACGGGCGGCGGCGCCGTTCGGCCCGGCGATGCTGGCGGCCGCGCTGCTGGCCACCGTTCTTGTCGCCGTTCTTTAGCCGACCGGTCAGAGTTGCCCTCGTTTGATCGTGTCGTGGCCGTGTAGCCACACTCAGCGATCATCCAGTCCGGATAGCTACCGGCGACGGACAGACAGTGATCTCTTCCCGAAACAGACTCATGTGCGTTCCCCCGGCCCTGTCCCGACAGCACTGGAGTCATTTCTGATGATCGAGAAGATCAAGCGGTTCGCTGACCGGCGCAATCGCGACCGCGGCGCGAGCGCTACCGAATACGCCCTGATCATGGGGTTCATCGTGGCCGGCCTCATCGCCATCCTGTTCGTGTTCGGCCCGGCCATCGCCCGGCAGTTCAACTCCGCCTGCGACCGCATCACCCCCGCGGACTCGTGCGTCACGCCGTAGTTGCCCCAGGTGAAGCGCCGGCCGGCCACTGTGGCCGGCCGGCCTCTGCCTCCTCCCGCGGCCGGCGGGACCGGGGTGCGGCGGCCGTCGAGGCGGCCTTCGTCTTCCCCATCCTGCTGATGATCCTTTTCGGGATCATCGACTTTGGACGGATGTTGAACGCCCAGATGAACGTCACCGAAGCGGCGCAGCAGGGCGCCCGGATCGCGTCGTTCGGCGACCCGCCGGATCAGCGGATCCGGGAGATCGCCGGTGCGGAGGCCACCATCACGACCATCGAGACCTGCCCGGTCGCGGCGAGCGGTGGGACGGCCGCGGTGGTCGGCGTCAGCTTCCCGTTCGAGTTCGTGACGCCGATCGGCGCGCTCGCTGACCTGCTCGGCGCCGAAGGGCCGTCGGGCACCGTCACGTTGACCGGCAGCGGGGTCATGCCGTGCTCCTGAGCCGCCGGCGCGGCACCCGTCGCGGCGACCGGGGTGCCGTCGCGGCCGTCGCGGCCGTGTTCGTCGGCTCCGGTGTCGCGCTCGGGATCTGCGCGCTGGTCGTCGACGTCGGGCTCATCTACGCCGAGCACAAGCAGTTGCAGACGGGCGCCGACGCGGCCGCGGTCGAGGTCGCCCGGGTCTGCGCGACCAGCGAGGTGGCGTGTGGCGCACCGGAGAGCGGCGATGCCGCGACGGCGTACGCCCGGGTGAATGTCCCTGATGGTGAGGCGACGGCGGTGGTGTGCGGTCGCGGCGGCGGGTTGTCGGAATGCCCCGCCGAGTCCGACGCCACCTGCACCGGGACCGCTCCCGAGACCGGCGTCTACGCCGAGGTACGCACCAGCATTCTGACCGCCGACGGTTCGACGCTGCTGCCGCCGGTGTTCGCGCAGGCGGTCGTCGACGACTACGACGGTGCGGCCGTCACGGCGTGCGCCCGGGTCACCTGGGGCTCGCCGACGGCCGCGCGGACCCTCGCGCTGACCATCTCCACCTGCGACTGGAAGCGGATGACCCGCGGCGGCGGCACGTTTCCGTCCACCGAACAGGCGGTCGCGCTCTACACCGACACCGACCCGGCCGCCTGCGGCCGAGGCGGCACCGGGCGCGGAGACCCGGGCGGGTTCCGGTGGGTGACCGGCGCCGACAACACCTGCCGGACGGCAGCAGCGACCAGCACACCGGTCCGCGCGACGCTGCCCGACCAGCGGCCGGACGGTTGCCTGGAGGCGCTCCAGTCGCTGATCGGGAAACCCGGCCAGGCGGTGGCCGTGCCGATCTTCGAGAAGGTGACCGACGCCGGTGACGGCGGTTTCGCGTACGCCATCCAGGGTGTCGGCGCGTTCGTCGTGACCGGCTGGCAGCTACCCGACTCGGTCGTCAACTCGCCGACCCTGAGCTCGTGCGGGCCCGGCGTGAGCACCTGCGTATTCGGCTTCTTCACCCGGGCGGTGGTGCCCGGCGGGGGCACGGTCGGCGGGCCTGACCTCGGCGCACAGATCACCGCACTCATCGGTTGACCCGGAACAACGAACTGGTAGGGAACGACACACATGAACCGACGGATCATCGCGGTGTTCGCCGCCGTCGTCGTGGCTGCGGCCGGGGCGGTCGCCGTCCTGCTGTACGTGCGGTCGGCGGACTCCCGTGCCGTGGCCGGCAAACAGGCGCGCACCGTGCTGGTCGCGGAGAAACAGATCCCGGCCGGCACCACCGGTCGGGCGCTGCGCGATGGCGGCTACCTGCGGCAGACCCGGATGCCGGCCGAGACGCTGCCCGAGGACACCCTGGGTGCGGTGGAAGCCGACCTGGACGCGCTGGTCACCACCGCCCCCGTCCAGCGTGGACAGTTGGTGTTGCGGACCATGTTCGGCACCGCGGTCAACCGTTCGGGCATCGCGATCCCCGACGGCAAGCTCGCCATCGCCGCGAAGGTCAAGTCGGCCGTGTTCGGTCCCGGCAGCGTGCGGGCGGGCACCCGGGTCGCCATCTTCTACACCTACACGCCGTTGAAGCCCGACCAGCGCGACGACGTGTCCGGCACCGGCCTCGAACGCGGCCACGACATCAACAGCATCACCCGGGTGCTGATGACCGACGTCGAGGTCATCTCCGTCGGCGCCGCGACCGAGGGCGACGGCCTGCCGAAGCCGGCCACCACCAGCTCGCCGAGTGACGTCGCGATGACCTTCGCTCTCGACCAGCGGCAGGCGGAGATCCTGGCCCACGCCACCGCGCTGGGCGGGCTGCTCAACGTCGGTCTGCTCGGTGACTCCTCAGACGTCAGCCCCGACCGCGGGGTCGACAACGGCACGCTCTTCGGGAAGTCGCGATGACCATCCTCTTCGAACCCAACCGGCAGTGGTCGGCGCACCTGGCCGCGATGCTCGGCGGCGGTGTCCAGGCGGTCGCCCGGATCGAAGACCTGCAACGCTTGCTGGCCGACCTACCCGGCGAGCCGCTGGTCGTCTTCGGGCCCAGCACCCCCACCTCGGTCGCGCTCGACGTCGCCGCGCAGCAACGGCTGGTGCGGCCCGCCCTCGGTGTCGTGCTGCTCCGCGAACGCCTGGACATGGAGACGATGTCGCAGGCGCTGCGGGCCGGCGTGCGCGAGGCCGTCGACGCCCATGACACCGAAGGCGTCCGCGCGGCCTGCGGCCGATCGCTGGAAGTGTCGCGGCACCTGAACGGTGCGGTCGCTCCGGCCGTCGCGGCGCCGGCGGAGGCCAAGATCGTCACCGTGTTCTCCGCCAAGGGCGGCTGCGGCAAGTCCACGTTGGCCACCAACCTGGCGGTCTGCCTGGCCGACGGTGGACGGCGGCGGGTCTGCCTGGTCGACCTCGACCTCGCGTTCGGCGACGTCGGGATCATGCTCCAGCTCTCCCCCGACCGCGGGATCGCCGACGTGGTCGCGTCCCGGGACCGGATCGACGCCGGGTTGATCCGGGCGCTGCTGACCCCGTACGCGCCGGGTGTTGATGTGTTGCTCGCTCCTGTCGGACCGACCGAGGCGGAGCGGATCGACCGGGAGTTGGTCGTGGCGGTGCTGGCCGCGGTGCGCACCATGGCCGACTTCGTGGTCATCGACACCCCGGCGCACTTCACCGAGGGCGTGCTGGCCGCGCTCGACGTCACCGACGTGCACGTCCTGGTCGCCACACCCGACGTGCCGGCGCTGAAGAACCTGCGGATCGCGATGGACATGCTCGACCTGCTCGGGCTCGGCAAGGACAACCGGCTGGTGGTGCTCAACCGCAGCGACGCCCGGGTCGGCCTGTCCGGCGCCGACATCGAACGCGTGCTGCAGAGCCGCACCACCGGACACATCCCGTCGAGCCGCGACGTGCCGATCTCGATCAACCGGGGCACCCCGATCGTGCTCGACAAGCCCAGCCACCCGGTCAGCAAGGCGATCCGCGACCTGGCATCGGGTCAGATCGCCCAGCAGGGCCGCCGGGAGCGGACCCGCAGCGGCCGGGCCGGTGGGCGATGAGCCTGACCGACCGGCTCTCCCAGCGCGGGCACGCCGGTGGCGACAGCGGTGCCTGGCCGACAACGCGACCCGGCCGTGGCCCGGGCGTCGGATCGGCGGCCGCCCTGCGGGTGCGGGTGCACCGCGAGCTGCTGTCGATCCTGGGTCCGCAGCTCTACGACCAGCGCACCGGCCACGAAGCGCTCGAGCAGAAGGTCCGCGAGACCATCAACGACGTGCTGGCGCGCGACGAGTCGCCGCTGGCGGTCGCCGACCCGGCCCGGATCGCGGCCGAGCTGATCGACGAGATCCTCGGACACGGGCCGGTCGAGCCGTTGCTCCGCGACCCGGACATCACCGAGATCATGGTGAACGGACCGGACCGGATCTTCGTGGAGCGGTTCGGCCAGATCCACCAGGTCGACGCCTCGTTCGTCGACGAGGACCACCTTCGCCGGGTCATCGACCGGATCGTCTGGCGGGTGGGCCGGCGGGTCGACGAGGCCAGCCCGATGGTCGACGCCCGCCTCCCCGACGGCAGCCGCGTCAACGTCGTGTTGCCGCCGATCGCGCTCGACGGCTCGATGCTGACGATCCGCAAGTTCGCCCGCGAGGCGTTCACGGTCGACGACCTGATCGGCTTCGGCACGCTCACGCAGGAGGTCGCTCAACTTCTTTACGCATGTGTACGCGGCCGCCTGGACATCGTGATCAGCGGCGGGACGGGTTCCGGGAAGACGACGACGCTCAACGTGCTGTCCGGTTTCATCCCGCCCACCGAGCGGATCGTCACCATCGAGGACGCGGCCGAACTCCAGCTCCGCCAGGACCACGTGCTGCGGCTGGAGGCGCGCCCGCCCAACATCGAGGGCCGCGGCGAGGTGACCATCCGCGACCTGGTCCGCAACTCGCTGCGGATGCGACCCGACCGGATCGTGATCGGTGAGGTCCGCGACGGCGCCGCCCTCGACCTGCTCCAGGCGATGAACACCGGCCACAATGGATCGCTGACGACCGTGCACGCCAACGCGCCCCGGGACTCGATCGCCCGGCTCGAGACGATGTCGATGATGGCGGGTCTCGACCTGCCGGTGCGGGCCATCCGCGAGCAGGTGGCCTCCGCCGTCGACGTGATCATCCATCAGGACCGCATGCGCGACGGCACCCGGCGGGTCACCCACATCTCCGAGGTGATCGGGATGGAGGGCGAGGTCGTGACGGTGCAGGACCTGTTCGTCTTCGACCACCGTGCCGGTCTCGACGACCAGGGCCGCCACCGCGGCACGTTGCGATGGACCGGGTTGCGGCCACGGTTCCTGGACACGCTCGCCGACGCCGGGGTCCCGGTGCCGGCCACCCTGTTCGAGAGCTCGCCGTGGTGATCCTTCGAGGGCTGCTGGTCGCAGTCGGCGCAGCGGCGATTGTTTTGACAGGCTCACCGGCGTACGCGGAGAGCGATCTGCCCGTGTCGGTCGCCGATGTGCGTCCTGGTCAGGTCCGGCTCGTGGCGGCGTTGCCCGGCACTGAAGGTGGGCGGATCCCGCCGGTCACTGTTTCCCGAGATGGTTACGCGCTGCCCGCCGCGGTCGCTCCTGGCGCCGTCAAAGGGGCGCCGCAGCGCACGCTGACTGTCGTGGTCGGCCCTGGCGTCGACGGCGCGGCGGTGGCCGCCCTCGCCGGCAGCGTTCCGGCCGATGTCGCGCTCGGGCTGGTCGTCGCGACCGATCCGCCGGTGGCGGCGGTGCGGCCGACCCGTGATCGTGGCGCGTTCAAGGCCGGGCTCGATGCCCTGGGCGCCGGCAGCGGCGTCGATGTGGTGACCGGCCTGCGAACCGGTGCGGCGCTCGCTCCCGATGGCGGTGAACGGCGGCTGCTGCTGGTCGCTCGCGGGTCGAGTGGTTCGGTCGCCGGCTCCGCCGGGGTGGATCAGCGCGTCGACGTGGTCAGTGTCGGTCCGGCCGGTGGGCTCGGCGCACTCGCCTCCGGTGGCGAGGCGCGGGTCGCGACGACCGGAACGCTGGCTGCGGTGCTGCGCACGGCGGCGACGATGCCGGCGCTGTTCACCATCACAGTGTCGGTG
This genomic interval from Asanoa ferruginea contains the following:
- a CDS encoding SAM-dependent methyltransferase, with translation MPPAHSSWAPAEIDRDKPNAARIYDFYLGGAHNFAADRSLAEQAIADWPELPAIMRANRSFLRRAVRFMVQCGVRQFLDLGSGLPTAGNVPTVAQEVDPSCRVVCVDKDPVAVVHSRALLEDNPLANAVQADLRDTATVLAAATLEGGLDLTQPVGLLLVAVLHFVPDTDDPAGIVAAYRDAIAPGSLLAVNHATADAQPRKAATHRQLYQRTATPMTMRTRAQVTALFAGFELLPPGVVDMTHWQADPDTDQSISLAGYAAVGLKP
- a CDS encoding DUF488 family protein, which encodes MDAIGIGYEGLTLAEFLDRLASLHVSRVVDVRFAARSRKRDFNKKALAAALASAGLGYTHLPALGNPPSNRPGFHGSPADVAAARAVYASLMPPDALSALASLARQKRVALLCFEADQAHCHRDVILSALS
- a CDS encoding TadE/TadG family type IV pilus assembly protein — encoded protein: MRHAVVAPGEAPAGHCGRPASASSRGRRDRGAAAVEAAFVFPILLMILFGIIDFGRMLNAQMNVTEAAQQGARIASFGDPPDQRIREIAGAEATITTIETCPVAASGGTAAVVGVSFPFEFVTPIGALADLLGAEGPSGTVTLTGSGVMPCS
- a CDS encoding CpaF family protein, translating into MSLTDRLSQRGHAGGDSGAWPTTRPGRGPGVGSAAALRVRVHRELLSILGPQLYDQRTGHEALEQKVRETINDVLARDESPLAVADPARIAAELIDEILGHGPVEPLLRDPDITEIMVNGPDRIFVERFGQIHQVDASFVDEDHLRRVIDRIVWRVGRRVDEASPMVDARLPDGSRVNVVLPPIALDGSMLTIRKFAREAFTVDDLIGFGTLTQEVAQLLYACVRGRLDIVISGGTGSGKTTTLNVLSGFIPPTERIVTIEDAAELQLRQDHVLRLEARPPNIEGRGEVTIRDLVRNSLRMRPDRIVIGEVRDGAALDLLQAMNTGHNGSLTTVHANAPRDSIARLETMSMMAGLDLPVRAIREQVASAVDVIIHQDRMRDGTRRVTHISEVIGMEGEVVTVQDLFVFDHRAGLDDQGRHRGTLRWTGLRPRFLDTLADAGVPVPATLFESSPW
- a CDS encoding AAA family ATPase gives rise to the protein MTILFEPNRQWSAHLAAMLGGGVQAVARIEDLQRLLADLPGEPLVVFGPSTPTSVALDVAAQQRLVRPALGVVLLRERLDMETMSQALRAGVREAVDAHDTEGVRAACGRSLEVSRHLNGAVAPAVAAPAEAKIVTVFSAKGGCGKSTLATNLAVCLADGGRRRVCLVDLDLAFGDVGIMLQLSPDRGIADVVASRDRIDAGLIRALLTPYAPGVDVLLAPVGPTEAERIDRELVVAVLAAVRTMADFVVIDTPAHFTEGVLAALDVTDVHVLVATPDVPALKNLRIAMDMLDLLGLGKDNRLVVLNRSDARVGLSGADIERVLQSRTTGHIPSSRDVPISINRGTPIVLDKPSHPVSKAIRDLASGQIAQQGRRERTRSGRAGGR
- a CDS encoding CGNR zinc finger domain-containing protein, producing MPSRDEVVDLLNSRPHAIPALPDTLDDPEIAAEILGRFGEPAGGAGREQQLDRVRVLRADLSGVLEARGPDDAERAWASFTAHTADALFRQTFPDAGLQQVAGDPVVGGIARAVADLVQTNTWSRLRVCDNGHCSRVFYDATRSRTQRWHSYEMCGNRANVAAYRARSKS
- a CDS encoding pilus assembly protein TadG-related protein, with product MLLSRRRGTRRGDRGAVAAVAAVFVGSGVALGICALVVDVGLIYAEHKQLQTGADAAAVEVARVCATSEVACGAPESGDAATAYARVNVPDGEATAVVCGRGGGLSECPAESDATCTGTAPETGVYAEVRTSILTADGSTLLPPVFAQAVVDDYDGAAVTACARVTWGSPTAARTLALTISTCDWKRMTRGGGTFPSTEQAVALYTDTDPAACGRGGTGRGDPGGFRWVTGADNTCRTAAATSTPVRATLPDQRPDGCLEALQSLIGKPGQAVAVPIFEKVTDAGDGGFAYAIQGVGAFVVTGWQLPDSVVNSPTLSSCGPGVSTCVFGFFTRAVVPGGGTVGGPDLGAQITALIG
- a CDS encoding RcpC/CpaB family pilus assembly protein, producing the protein MNRRIIAVFAAVVVAAAGAVAVLLYVRSADSRAVAGKQARTVLVAEKQIPAGTTGRALRDGGYLRQTRMPAETLPEDTLGAVEADLDALVTTAPVQRGQLVLRTMFGTAVNRSGIAIPDGKLAIAAKVKSAVFGPGSVRAGTRVAIFYTYTPLKPDQRDDVSGTGLERGHDINSITRVLMTDVEVISVGAATEGDGLPKPATTSSPSDVAMTFALDQRQAEILAHATALGGLLNVGLLGDSSDVSPDRGVDNGTLFGKSR
- a CDS encoding zinc-dependent alcohol dehydrogenase family protein, with the translated sequence MSRLILTAVGGDPDQTVELDDDHDLTVGPDDVLVTIEAAPINPADQLFMLGWFGVYPQVPNPVGAEGVGRVTAAGPAVDQALVGRRVIILPTFVQGTWADQVVVPARNVVPVTDQADPKQLAMLPVNPATAYALLNDYVTIQPGDWIGLGLANSGVGQNVIALAKRAGIKVLAIVRRDDAAKQATALGADRVVIDGEHLGARIADALDGAKLRVLFDGGAPGLDALAPHIASGGTVVTFSSVTGAPPTVPLADLIYRGISLRAFYILNWVQTTPREKLERVYGELADLVAQGVLGTEVEATYPLTQYREALAHAGQQQRTGKILFVPGQEQRA
- a CDS encoding prepilin peptidase, translated to MRTDRYDAAVSLPLLAVAAGIAGACWGAVLPGLVSRFAVEWPEDQPHPPPWRHGCPHCGADRLQWWRASGRCPNCGRAPTPGRWVLVPITAAVCAATAAATGPTAALPAFLLLAALAVPLAAIDLAVLRLPDPLVGTLFGGGAALLALAAVIEGDGPALLRAGLAAAACGAGYLLIALILRSQLGFGDVKLGAALGLFLGWLGWPAVVAGVVLAPVVNLPLVLGLLVSGRTDRRAAAPFGPAMLAAALLATVLVAVL
- a CDS encoding DUF429 domain-containing protein → MITVGVDLAAADERSGLAVVRWSPAGAVVESVQAGATDAEIVSAVRLSDKAGIDSPLGWPDAFVSFVATHRSGLVTPPPAGEGALWRRRLAYRMTDEVVRSSTGLIPMSVSADRIGHAAFRAAGLLSMLSDDGLPISRAGDGLVVEVYPAASLFVWGLTHRGYKRAGLASDLVSALLSAAPWLSLGAFEPLCRRSHDALDAVVAALAARAAATGRATRPSPAQAAAAATEGWIALPTCPLADLHCSE
- a CDS encoding Flp family type IVb pilin — protein: MIEKIKRFADRRNRDRGASATEYALIMGFIVAGLIAILFVFGPAIARQFNSACDRITPADSCVTP
- a CDS encoding NADPH-dependent F420 reductase, which gives rise to MKTPKSDRNRKRGGGESPKKGKRRDMRIGIVGSGKVGGTLTRRFREIGHEVAVANRRGPDSLRPLADQTGATAGTVTQVAEKSDVIVLAIPTHAVPQLPGLAFDGKIVVDANNYFPDRDGEIEPIVDRAVSSSRWVADHFPGARVVKAFNNIMAGHLDRYGKPEGEQGRIALPVAGDDIEAKEVVDELVDELGFDPVDAGSLDGSWRQQPGTPVYLTDLDKTELRRKLRA